One window from the genome of Heptranchias perlo isolate sHepPer1 unplaced genomic scaffold, sHepPer1.hap1 HAP1_SCAFFOLD_420, whole genome shotgun sequence encodes:
- the LOC137312324 gene encoding zinc finger protein 271-like translates to MEKPWKCGDCGKGFNYPSELETHRRSHTGERPFTCSVCGKGFIRSSSLQTHQLVHSDERPFKCSDCEMRFKSKINLLIHQRTHTGERPFTCSMCGKGFTISSSLQTHQRVHTGERPFKCSDCEKRFKCKRNLLTHQCTHTGERPFTCFVCGKGFTQSSTLLTHQRVHSGENPFTCSVCGKGFTQSSLLLTHQRVHTGERPFTCSVCGNGYTRSSSLQTHQRVHSDERSFKCSDCEKRFKSKSNLLTHQRTHTGERPFICSVCGKGFTRSSHLLTHQRVHTGERPFTCSVCGKRFTLSSTLLTHQRVHSDERSFKCCDCGKRYKSKCNLLTHQCTHTGERPFSCSVCKKRFTRSSTLLRHQRVHSDERPFKCSDCEKRFKSKFNLLTHQRTHTGERPFSCSVYGKGFAGSSTLLKHQRVRTGEGAFTCSVCGKRFTRSSNLLRHQRVHSDERPFKCSDCEKRYKSKFNLLTHQRTHTGERPFTCSVCGKGFTWSSSLLKHHRVHTELFTCSVCGKGFTQSSHVLRHQRVHEMSRSNEPVCNTGQ, encoded by the exons atggagaaaccgtggaaatgtggggactgtgggaagggattcaattacccttcagagctggaaactcatcgacgcagtcacactggggagaggccgttcacctgctccgtgtgtgggaagggattcattcggtcatccagcctccagacacaccagctggttcactctgatgagagaccttttaaatgttctgactgtgagatgaggtttaaaagcaaaattaatctgctgatacaccaacgcactcacacgggggagaggccgttcacctgctccatgtgtgggaagggattcactatttcatccagcctccagacacaccagcgagttcacactggggagagaccttttaaatgttctgactgtgagaaaaggtttaaatgcaaaaggaatctgctgacacaccagtgtacccacactggggagaggccgttcacctgcttcgtgtgtgggaagggattcactcagtcatccaccctgctgacacaccagcgagttcactctggggagaacccgttcacctgctccgtgtgtgggaagggattcactcagtcatccctcctcctgacacaccagcgagttcacactggggagaggccgttcacctgctccgtgtgtgggaacggatacactcggtcatccagcctccagacacaccagcgagttcactctgatgagagatcttttaaatgttctgactgtgagaagaggtttaaaagcaaaagtaatctgctgacacaccaacgcactcacactggggagaggccgttcatctgctccgtgtgtgggaagggattcactcggtcatcacaccttctgacacaccagcgagttcacactggggagaggccgttcacctgctccgtgtgtgggaagagattcacactgtcatccaccctcctgacacaccagcgagttcactccgatgagagatcTTTCAAATGTTGTGACTGTGGGAAGAGGTATAAAAGCAAatgtaatctgctgacacaccaatgcacccacactggggagagaccgttctcctgctccgtgtgtaagaagagattcactcggtcatccaccctgctgagacaccagcgagttcactccgatgagagaccttttaaatgttctgactgtgagaagaggtttaaaagcaaatttaatctgctgacacaccaacgcactcacactggggagaggccgttctcctgctcagtgtatgggaagggattcgctgggtcatccaccctgctgaaacaccagcgagttcgcaCTGGAGAGGgggcgttcacctgctccgtgtgtgggaagagattcactcggtcatccaacctgctgagacaccagcgagttcactccgatgagagaccttttaaatgttctgactgtgagaagaggtataaaagcaaatttaatctgctgacacaccaacgcactcacactggggagaggccgttcacctgctcagtgtgtgggaagggattcacttggtcatcctccctgctgaaacaccaccgagttcacactga actgttcacctgctccgtgtgtgggaagggattcactcagtcatcacacgtgctgagacaccagcgagttcacgaaatgagcaggtccaacgagccggtctgtaacacaggccaatga